The following coding sequences are from one Paenibacillus tundrae window:
- a CDS encoding bifunctional 4-hydroxy-2-oxoglutarate aldolase/2-dehydro-3-deoxy-phosphogluconate aldolase, whose amino-acid sequence MNLTETLLESRLVAIVRGISREAAVTAGQGMTEGGIRLMEVTLNTTGAHDIIADWRERHEGQAYVGAGTVLNVQMAREAVAAGAQFLVSPNVDLSVIEYAVEQGVEIWPGAMTPTEIVAAYEAGAKVVKLFPMASLGIPYLREIKAPLNHIPLLATGGANLDNIAEYYAAGAAAVGLGSALLPKEALASGNHEQIAACTRAFVDAAKIKE is encoded by the coding sequence ATGAATTTGACGGAAACATTATTAGAATCAAGGCTGGTCGCGATTGTACGTGGAATTAGCCGAGAGGCTGCTGTTACTGCAGGGCAAGGAATGACTGAGGGTGGAATACGTCTGATGGAGGTTACGCTCAATACGACGGGTGCACATGATATTATTGCTGATTGGCGAGAACGACATGAAGGACAAGCCTATGTAGGAGCGGGAACCGTATTAAATGTACAGATGGCACGAGAGGCGGTTGCTGCAGGTGCACAATTTTTGGTCTCGCCCAATGTCGATCTATCCGTTATTGAATATGCTGTAGAACAGGGTGTAGAGATCTGGCCTGGGGCAATGACACCCACGGAGATTGTTGCTGCCTATGAAGCAGGTGCCAAGGTCGTGAAGCTGTTCCCAATGGCAAGTCTAGGTATTCCGTATTTGCGAGAGATCAAGGCGCCATTGAATCATATTCCACTGCTTGCGACTGGTGGCGCGAACTTAGACAATATAGCGGAGTATTACGCTGCTGGTGCAGCTGCGGTAGGCTTGGGAAGCGCGCTTCTTCCTAAAGAGGCATTAGCAAGTGGTAATCATGAGCAGATTGCGGCATGTACACGTGCATTTGTAGACGCGGCTAAAATTAAAGAATAG
- a CDS encoding glycosyltransferase family 2 protein, whose amino-acid sequence MIVKNEENSLARCLDSVNGIADEIVIVDTGSTDRTRQIAARYTEHIIDFEWVDDFAAARNFAFDQATSEYILWLDADDVFEPQDREKLIALKRSLDPAVDSVTMNYNLSFTADGQVAYSLRRNRLVRRDRQFRWIGAVHEYLEVSGYLLHSDVAVTHKKDKVYTDRNLNIYRKREQAGEVFSPRDLYYFGNELNDHGQYEDAVAYYTKFLNTGLGWVEDQIAACQKMADCEAARKRPDQEIAALLRSFAYDLPRAEICCRLGGYFADREDYRKAVFWYEQATQAIRPADPIVSVNEAAWTWMPHLQLCVCYDRLGNRTKAKEHNTIALAYHPTHPSMLYNEKYFREMDQDSVLENA is encoded by the coding sequence ATGATTGTGAAAAATGAAGAGAATTCCCTTGCGCGCTGTCTAGACTCGGTTAACGGCATTGCTGATGAGATAGTTATTGTGGATACTGGCTCGACTGACCGTACCCGCCAGATTGCAGCAAGGTATACGGAGCATATTATAGATTTTGAGTGGGTGGATGATTTTGCGGCTGCGCGAAATTTTGCCTTTGATCAGGCGACGAGTGAATATATTCTCTGGCTCGATGCCGACGATGTGTTTGAACCTCAAGATCGGGAGAAGCTTATTGCCCTGAAGCGCTCTCTTGATCCAGCGGTGGACAGTGTGACGATGAATTATAATCTTTCATTTACAGCAGATGGCCAGGTAGCATACAGTCTACGGCGGAATCGATTGGTTCGTCGGGATCGCCAATTCCGCTGGATTGGTGCAGTGCATGAATATTTGGAAGTGAGCGGGTATTTGCTGCATAGCGATGTGGCTGTTACCCATAAGAAAGATAAAGTATATACCGATCGTAACCTGAACATTTATCGCAAGCGGGAACAGGCAGGCGAGGTCTTTTCTCCGCGTGATTTATATTATTTTGGGAATGAGCTTAATGATCACGGACAGTATGAGGATGCGGTAGCATATTATACGAAGTTTTTGAATACCGGATTAGGGTGGGTGGAGGATCAGATTGCTGCATGTCAAAAGATGGCCGATTGCGAAGCTGCACGGAAACGTCCAGATCAAGAGATTGCTGCACTGCTAAGATCATTCGCTTATGACTTACCGAGAGCAGAAATATGCTGCCGTCTAGGGGGATATTTTGCCGATCGTGAGGATTACCGCAAAGCGGTGTTCTGGTATGAACAGGCGACTCAGGCTATACGACCCGCTGACCCCATCGTTTCCGTGAATGAAGCCGCTTGGACTTGGATGCCGCACCTACAGCTATGTGTGTGTTATGACAGGCTGGGTAATCGGACGAAGGCGAAAGAGCACAATACGATTGCTCTGGCTTACCATCCAACACATCCAAGTATGCTGTATAACGAAAAGTATTTTCGAGAGATGGATCAAGACAGTGTGTTAGAAAATGCGTAA